TCCTCATCAGCTTATCGAGGATTTTCGCAGCTTCGTAGCCAGCTCTTTCGGTGCTTAAAGCTATGCTTGATAACTGTGGATAAGAGAAATTGCAGATTAATTCGTCGTTGTCAACGCCGAGAATAGCCACATCGTCGGGGATTTTACATTCTGCGATTTTACAGGCCGCCAGTATATCCAGGCCACGGTCGTCATTACAAGCCATCAGGGCGACAGGCTTTGGCAAAGACTCGAGCCAGGCGGCGATGAGGGACTGCTCTTTGGCTGGCTTGCGCAGATGCTTTGCTCCTGGTTGCTGGTAAACAGAAGTCTGGAAGCCGGACTCGGCGAGGATGCGTTTAAAACCATCGCACTTTTGCTGAGACCAAATCATATCGTCGAAGCCACAGTAGGCAAAATTTCTGAAGCCGCGTTGAATAAAATACTCAGCTGCCATACGACCAGCGTCGATTTCATCGGTGGAGAGGCGACAGGCTTTGTGTTTTGGCTTATCCAAACCGCAAATAACGGCCGGTAGGCCTAGATTAACGATACTGTCAATGAAATCAGGGTCCCAAGTGTGGGCAATAACGCCGTCCGCATCTATGTCCGTGAGCCATTTGTGCGATTTTTCTTTGTCCTGTCTGTAGAACTCCGGCTTCATATAGTAGAGCCAGTGCCCGTGAAGGTTGGAATACTGGATAATGCCGTGGAGCAACCCTCTGCCGAAGCTTCTTGACCTTTCGATGATTAATATAACTTTGGGAATTTTTAACATATATTTGTTATTATACTATATCTTTCTATGCTGTGTCTATAAGGAATTATGCGCAAAATGATGTTATTTTTGCGCATAATAACGGCCCGTTTGGGGCCGGAGTATGTATAATTACTATAGTGTGCTATTAGGCTATATTACTGCTGTTATTTAATGCCGTGTTTGCAACAGGGTTAATCCTCGTGTCGAGCATAAGCAAGAGGAGCACTTTGGGTGAAAGTTGAAGAGGAAGGTGTTCGTTGATGTTAAGCCAAAAAACAATTAATCATTTCATTAATAAAGCAAATAAACATTTCGTTAATAAT
The genomic region above belongs to Phycisphaerae bacterium and contains:
- a CDS encoding DNA-binding transcriptional regulator produces the protein MLKIPKVILIIERSRSFGRGLLHGIIQYSNLHGHWLYYMKPEFYRQDKEKSHKWLTDIDADGVIAHTWDPDFIDSIVNLGLPAVICGLDKPKHKACRLSTDEIDAGRMAAEYFIQRGFRNFAYCGFDDMIWSQQKCDGFKRILAESGFQTSVYQQPGAKHLRKPAKEQSLIAAWLESLPKPVALMACNDDRGLDILAACKIAECKIPDDVAILGVDNDELICNFSYPQLSSIALSTERAGYEAAKILDKLMRNQKITENEKEVTILPLHVVTRQSTDIMAIEDKDVAEAISFIRRHSREIIQVGDVAQAVGLSRRALEQHFRKVLNHSIHEEIKYTRINQMANMLIGTNLSVSQIAKLLGYPYAANNIARYFKQQKGMSPLDYRKKFAPK